One stretch of Rhizophagus irregularis chromosome 6, complete sequence DNA includes these proteins:
- a CDS encoding uncharacterized protein (SECRETED:cutsite_NQA-IR; SECRETED:prob_0.2303); SECRETED:SignalP(1-16), whose product MILVFPLILMILINQAIRVIVIHSIFKANSKNLSETFEKLQINDVQKTKGSIVIYNDEINNNPNLHSEEQDELEIPNGKKFIILKNAGIAKYHGGFIM is encoded by the exons ATGATTTTAGTATTCCCACTAATA ttgatgattttaataaatcaagcAATCAGAGTAATAGTAATACACagtatttttaaag CAAATAGCAAAAATTTATCCGAAACATTTGAAAAGTTGCAAATAAATGATG TGCAAAAAACGAAAGGATcaattgttatttataatg ATGAAATAAACAATAACCCAAATCTTCATTCCgaagaacaagatgaattGGAAATTCCTAATggcaaaaaattcattattttaaaaaatgcgggtattgctaaatatcacgGTGGATTTATTATGTAA